A stretch of the Marivirga tractuosa DSM 4126 genome encodes the following:
- a CDS encoding efflux RND transporter permease subunit yields MSDQNKKKVEKEFGLTTLSVNNRTTVYVLAFLIVVLGIFSYINLPKENFPEIAQPTIYIGTPHPGNSPADMEKLITRPLEKEINTISSVDNIKSTSVQDFSTIIVEFTTDTDVEEALQEVKDAVDQAKSELPSDLQDDPNVFELNVSEFPIMNINLSGNYSVETLNSYAEYLEEEMEKFPEMSKAEIRGVDEKEVRIMVDPLEMEARKISFNDIETAVQQENMTMSGGNIKMGKIRRTVSISGEYDNPEQLENLIIKNENANIVYLKDIAEIEFDYKEKQSYARLNNEAVVMVDAVKRSGENLLILTEKINEVIEKAKQEVFPDGLEVTITNDQSQQTRDQVSSLENNIISGVILVVLVLLFFLGTRNALFVGIAIPMSIFMAFMILGALGITINMIVLFSLIMALGMLVDNGIVVVENVYRLMEEGYSPIKATKIGVGEVALPIISSTATTLAAFLPLAFWPGLIGEFMKYLPITLIITLGSSLFVALVINPVFIASFMRIDEGGRLNYKRVWRIAGISFAIGAIFILLKVYALGNLAILFGALGLINTYILTPLSRKFQRGFLPAVEGLYSRTLAFAIKGRNPYLFLGGTVVALFGSVMLLGVFTPNVLFFPENEPKYVNVFVEFPVGTDVEHTNEFSTKIEKEVQKVIEPYSEIVESVVANVGKGASDPSDPTAMGQSDTPNKARITVNFVEFKYRNGISTTKVMNEIREAVADKYAGVSITVDKDQAGPPTGKPLNIEISGEDYDKLIQITEDLTVFINNQNIGGIEDLKTDLEVGKPELTINIDRESARRFGLSTATIANEIRTGLFGKEISKYKEGEDDYEIQLRYNDEYRYDVNALINKKITYRDQSSGKVNQVPISAVADVEYTSTYGSINRKELDRVVTVYSNILDGYNATNVNNQLKAAMKDFEVPAGYEIKFTGEQEEQAEELEFLSIALLLAVFLIFLIIVAQFNRLTAPFIIMSSVIFSTIGVFLGLVAFQMDFVIVMTMIGIISLAGIVVNNAIVLIDFIEISKANKKLNLEEGESLTYEMVKEAVMLAGKTRLRPVLLTAITTILGLIPLAIGFNFDFIQLFTSYNPDFYLGGDSVMFWEPICWTIIFGLTFATFLTLVIVPVMYLIANQLNAKFGIGR; encoded by the coding sequence ATGAGCGATCAGAATAAAAAGAAAGTAGAAAAGGAGTTTGGACTAACCACCCTTTCGGTCAACAACCGAACTACTGTATATGTATTGGCTTTTTTAATAGTGGTGTTAGGTATTTTTTCTTATATAAATTTACCAAAAGAGAATTTTCCTGAAATAGCTCAACCCACTATTTATATTGGTACGCCACACCCAGGAAACTCTCCAGCTGATATGGAGAAATTAATTACTCGACCACTTGAAAAAGAAATTAACACCATTTCTTCAGTGGATAATATTAAATCAACCTCAGTACAGGATTTCTCAACAATTATAGTTGAGTTTACTACTGATACAGATGTTGAAGAGGCTTTACAAGAAGTAAAAGATGCAGTGGATCAAGCAAAATCAGAGTTGCCATCTGATTTGCAAGATGATCCGAATGTATTTGAGCTTAATGTATCGGAATTTCCAATTATGAATATTAATCTCTCAGGTAATTACAGTGTAGAGACCTTAAATTCCTATGCAGAGTATCTGGAAGAGGAAATGGAGAAATTTCCAGAAATGTCTAAAGCAGAGATTAGAGGAGTAGACGAAAAGGAAGTTCGGATTATGGTAGATCCACTGGAAATGGAAGCTCGTAAAATTAGCTTTAACGATATTGAAACAGCGGTTCAGCAAGAGAATATGACCATGTCAGGTGGTAATATTAAAATGGGTAAAATCAGAAGAACAGTTTCAATTTCTGGTGAATATGATAATCCTGAGCAATTGGAAAACCTTATCATTAAAAATGAAAATGCTAACATCGTATACCTGAAAGATATTGCTGAAATTGAGTTTGATTATAAAGAAAAGCAAAGTTATGCTCGATTAAATAACGAGGCGGTTGTAATGGTGGATGCGGTAAAGAGAAGTGGTGAAAACTTACTGATATTAACTGAAAAAATTAACGAGGTAATTGAAAAAGCCAAACAAGAAGTATTTCCTGATGGATTGGAGGTTACAATTACAAATGACCAATCGCAACAAACAAGAGATCAGGTAAGTAGCTTGGAAAATAACATTATTTCTGGTGTTATATTGGTGGTATTAGTGCTGTTATTCTTCTTAGGAACTCGAAATGCACTTTTTGTGGGGATTGCTATTCCGATGTCAATTTTTATGGCTTTCATGATTTTAGGTGCCTTAGGAATTACGATTAATATGATTGTATTATTCTCTTTAATTATGGCATTGGGAATGTTGGTTGATAATGGCATTGTGGTAGTGGAAAATGTTTATCGTTTAATGGAAGAAGGATATTCTCCAATCAAAGCCACTAAAATTGGAGTAGGAGAAGTAGCCTTGCCTATTATTTCATCCACAGCTACCACTTTAGCAGCCTTCTTGCCATTAGCATTTTGGCCTGGTTTAATTGGGGAGTTTATGAAATACTTGCCGATTACTTTAATAATTACTTTAGGTTCCTCTTTGTTTGTGGCCTTGGTTATAAATCCGGTATTTATAGCTTCATTCATGAGAATAGATGAAGGCGGTAGATTGAATTATAAAAGAGTTTGGAGAATTGCTGGAATTTCATTTGCCATTGGAGCAATTTTTATTCTGTTGAAAGTTTATGCGCTAGGTAATCTGGCAATTTTGTTTGGTGCATTAGGTTTAATCAACACCTATATTCTTACTCCACTTTCTAGAAAATTTCAAAGAGGATTTTTACCTGCGGTTGAAGGCTTATATTCACGTACACTTGCTTTTGCGATAAAAGGAAGAAATCCTTATTTATTCCTAGGAGGGACAGTTGTAGCATTGTTTGGTTCCGTAATGTTATTGGGAGTTTTTACCCCAAATGTTTTATTCTTCCCTGAAAACGAACCAAAATATGTCAATGTGTTTGTAGAGTTTCCGGTTGGAACTGATGTGGAACATACTAATGAATTCTCTACTAAAATTGAGAAAGAAGTTCAAAAAGTGATTGAACCTTATTCTGAAATAGTTGAATCAGTTGTGGCTAATGTAGGAAAAGGGGCGAGTGACCCAAGTGATCCGACTGCTATGGGGCAATCCGATACGCCAAATAAAGCCAGAATTACGGTCAATTTTGTGGAATTCAAATACAGAAATGGAATTTCAACCACAAAAGTGATGAATGAGATAAGGGAGGCTGTGGCAGATAAATATGCTGGTGTTTCTATTACCGTAGATAAAGATCAGGCAGGACCACCAACTGGGAAGCCGCTTAATATCGAAATTAGTGGGGAAGATTATGATAAGTTAATTCAAATTACGGAAGACCTAACTGTTTTTATTAATAATCAAAATATTGGAGGTATTGAAGATTTAAAAACAGATTTAGAGGTAGGGAAGCCAGAATTGACCATCAACATTGATCGAGAAAGTGCTAGAAGGTTTGGTTTAAGTACTGCAACTATCGCCAATGAAATCAGAACAGGGCTTTTCGGAAAGGAAATCTCTAAATATAAAGAAGGTGAAGATGACTATGAAATCCAGTTGCGCTACAATGATGAATATCGTTATGATGTAAATGCATTGATTAATAAAAAGATAACCTATAGAGATCAATCTTCAGGAAAAGTTAATCAAGTGCCGATTAGTGCTGTAGCAGATGTGGAATATACCAGTACGTATGGTTCTATTAATCGTAAAGAATTGGATAGAGTGGTGACGGTTTATTCCAATATTTTAGATGGATATAATGCCACTAATGTCAATAATCAATTAAAAGCAGCCATGAAGGACTTTGAAGTTCCTGCAGGCTATGAAATTAAATTTACAGGTGAACAGGAAGAACAAGCTGAGGAACTAGAGTTTTTAAGCATAGCTTTATTGCTTGCCGTATTCTTGATATTCTTAATTATAGTGGCTCAGTTCAATAGATTGACAGCTCCATTTATTATCATGAGTTCTGTGATTTTCAGTACCATTGGTGTATTCTTAGGACTGGTTGCTTTCCAGATGGATTTTGTAATTGTAATGACTATGATAGGGATTATTTCACTGGCAGGTATAGTAGTAAATAATGCTATCGTTCTTATTGACTTTATTGAAATCAGTAAGGCCAATAAGAAGTTGAATTTGGAAGAAGGTGAAAGTTTAACTTATGAAATGGTAAAAGAGGCAGTGATGCTAGCGGGAAAAACTCGTTTGAGACCAGTATTGTTGACTGCTATCACAACCATTCTAGGTTTAATTCCTTTGGCAATTGGATTCAATTTTGATTTTATACAGTTATTCACCAGCTACAATCCAGATTTTTATTTAGGTGGAGATTCCGTTATGTTTTGGGAACCGATTTGTTGGACTATAATATTTGGTTTGACATTCGCAACCTTTTTAACATTGGTAATCGTACCTGTTATGTATCTTATTGCAAATCAATTAAATGCTAAATTTGGGATAGGGCGATAA
- a CDS encoding efflux RND transporter periplasmic adaptor subunit yields MRNSLLIIALTVFMAACGGNSDVEKLKSKLERIEKDIQEKTIEANELQEEIAKLDPEFAKKTDQSVLIKQAVVKPQDFKHKINVQGEVASRKNITMGAETMGRVTQINVSPGDMVKRNQLLVKLDASTTENSIKELKTALDLATTIYKKQKNLWEQEIGTEVQYLEAKNRKETLERQLATAQSQLDMAYLKAPFNGRINDVNVNMGEMVQPGLPVLSMVSQEEMYLKADVSEEYINDFDQGDSVEVYLPSIKKSFSTVVSAVSYVINPANRTFQLEVKVNEFVDNLKPNQFARLTLVDYENQEAIVVPSYVVQQDNVGDFVFVVENKGNQKKAKKVRVERGKTYNDRTEILNGLKNGDVIISEGYREAVNGIEVRIAQ; encoded by the coding sequence TGCACTTACGGTTTTCATGGCAGCTTGCGGAGGAAATTCCGATGTTGAGAAATTGAAGTCAAAACTAGAAAGAATAGAGAAAGATATTCAAGAAAAAACAATTGAGGCAAACGAGTTGCAAGAAGAAATTGCCAAACTTGACCCAGAATTTGCTAAAAAAACAGATCAATCTGTATTAATAAAGCAAGCGGTTGTGAAACCTCAAGATTTTAAACATAAAATCAATGTTCAAGGTGAAGTGGCATCTCGAAAAAATATTACAATGGGAGCTGAAACCATGGGAAGGGTTACACAGATCAATGTCTCGCCTGGAGATATGGTAAAGCGGAATCAACTATTGGTAAAATTGGATGCTTCTACTACAGAAAATAGTATTAAAGAATTAAAAACGGCTTTAGATTTAGCTACCACTATTTACAAAAAGCAAAAAAACCTTTGGGAACAAGAAATTGGAACTGAAGTGCAGTATTTGGAAGCTAAAAACAGAAAGGAAACGCTAGAAAGACAATTAGCTACTGCTCAATCTCAATTGGATATGGCTTATCTAAAAGCTCCTTTTAATGGAAGAATTAATGATGTGAATGTTAATATGGGAGAAATGGTGCAGCCAGGCTTGCCCGTACTAAGCATGGTAAGCCAAGAAGAAATGTACCTTAAAGCGGATGTTTCTGAAGAATATATTAATGATTTTGATCAGGGTGATTCAGTAGAGGTATATCTGCCTTCTATAAAGAAATCATTCTCTACAGTAGTGAGTGCAGTAAGCTATGTCATAAATCCGGCAAACAGAACTTTTCAATTGGAAGTGAAAGTCAATGAATTCGTTGATAATTTAAAACCAAACCAGTTTGCACGTCTAACTTTGGTGGATTATGAAAATCAGGAAGCCATAGTAGTTCCTTCTTATGTAGTTCAACAAGATAATGTAGGTGATTTTGTTTTTGTGGTTGAAAACAAGGGTAATCAAAAGAAAGCTAAAAAAGTAAGAGTTGAAAGAGGAAAGACTTATAATGATAGAACTGAAATTTTAAACGGTCTTAAAAATGGGGATGTGATTATTTCAGAAGGTTACCGAGAAGCTGTTAATGGAATAGAAGTTCGTATTGCACAATAA
- a CDS encoding RHS repeat protein, whose translation MKYKYLVFTLLFNLPSFLQAQSADPNITPPTPEAMSFHRSGVSNINNYSGSADISIDIFNFEVKDLSLPIKLSYVANNGVKVQERASWVGLGWALSAGGAVSREIRNRPDDFQEGYYLKPDIPALSIQNKPYFDDIYYGLIDGEPDLFRYSAPGISGSFMIYKDHHDPSILHIPYSDNKIEFTHSTNGFHRFTEFTVINPEGIRYKFSAMEEMISTSLSGTSPDNRYKVSSWYLTQITNHDSTAYINIEYADEDGNPYDVGTNSIVDIFSETRTNSQSEALELIAVNRTKVRQLKPIRIYDSRGYEVNLIQSSIDRCDFKNTKFLDKIEIDYNGQRVKSYDFDYSYFTENGTVPISDPCSYVPYSINSQPLDDGNHKWRLKLDKVTKIGSDGVKEMNPHQFEYEESKYLPSRYSKARDHWGYYNGAVNNTTLEPVQYIDLTGYLSHSSKPFVKYGSADRDSNFEFGKAGILTKITYPTGGYTELEYEANTCSNPEIESDKVSQNRAFTLDAPNEITTSITIDLIERPFTELVVTALSYFPTEQCNVFIDFENVSTGQTKRIDFSAINNILLHPGTYDVTISPTDINDPNGGSCFDDVVQLFFTWENQVETLEKEVGGGRVASLVNCSDSIDCVTRSYSYLRTDGSSSGYLVSIPTYGFAFLSDHFGSSYPATWVRTYSSNEPTLTTLGGNVGYSEVTESINQAENGKIVTSYASPEFLKDVKFGAFHLTNTGERIDVWPGSPHTTRDYLRGKIFNRNIFKYDSSLLKKDSSFFMGTYQESSGYVRDPIFIMYQNDGQQSNSIPGVRVYGNCQEGACPLSINLYSIYSGRGYVYQQMQKKIEDGIESEITTTYNWNPDHQVIDSEEVEYPDGTTRKKEFFYNFSDTNEAQGILSASDYDTLQEMYQQRNIIVPYYKKVSNISENEILNRQLFRYNSNYRLDEVLTSKGTSPFEVSLKYLSYDPNGLPTSYVAKDGRVHSFGWSNYQVTLSGVAESAFPIDFSMSMLNDPNSMEGVYDVKLYEYDTLGRIKKIIDANGRDTSYDYDEFGNLIMVKDADENILKKVTYKYKSEEGDSN comes from the coding sequence ATGAAATACAAGTATCTAGTTTTTACATTATTATTTAATTTGCCTAGCTTTTTGCAGGCACAAAGTGCTGATCCTAATATTACTCCTCCAACTCCAGAGGCAATGTCATTTCACAGAAGTGGAGTATCCAACATCAATAATTATTCAGGCTCAGCAGATATTTCAATAGATATATTTAACTTCGAGGTAAAAGATTTGTCACTCCCTATTAAATTAAGCTATGTAGCTAATAACGGAGTGAAAGTTCAGGAACGAGCCTCTTGGGTTGGTTTAGGATGGGCTTTAAGTGCGGGAGGTGCTGTGTCACGGGAGATTAGAAACAGGCCGGATGATTTTCAAGAAGGATATTATCTCAAACCAGATATTCCTGCTTTATCTATCCAAAACAAACCTTATTTTGATGATATTTATTACGGACTAATTGATGGGGAGCCTGATCTCTTCAGGTATAGTGCCCCTGGTATAAGTGGATCATTTATGATCTATAAAGATCATCACGATCCGTCTATACTTCATATACCGTATTCTGATAACAAAATTGAGTTTACACATAGCACAAATGGATTCCACAGATTTACTGAATTCACTGTTATTAATCCTGAAGGTATTCGTTATAAATTTTCTGCTATGGAGGAGATGATTAGCACTAGTCTTTCAGGAACAAGTCCTGATAACCGATATAAAGTCTCTTCTTGGTACTTGACTCAGATTACGAACCATGATAGTACTGCCTACATAAATATTGAATACGCTGATGAAGATGGTAATCCGTACGATGTTGGCACCAACTCCATAGTGGATATTTTTAGTGAGACAAGAACAAATAGCCAGTCAGAGGCTCTAGAATTAATTGCTGTTAACAGAACAAAAGTAAGACAGCTAAAACCTATTAGAATTTATGATAGTCGGGGATATGAGGTCAATCTTATTCAAAGTTCTATAGATCGATGCGATTTTAAAAACACCAAATTTCTTGATAAAATTGAAATTGACTATAATGGTCAAAGAGTAAAATCATATGATTTTGACTACTCATATTTTACCGAAAATGGTACAGTTCCAATTTCAGATCCTTGTAGTTATGTTCCTTATTCTATTAATTCACAGCCACTTGATGATGGTAATCACAAATGGAGGTTGAAGTTAGATAAGGTAACCAAAATTGGAAGTGATGGTGTGAAGGAGATGAACCCACATCAATTTGAATATGAAGAATCAAAGTATTTACCAAGTCGATATTCAAAGGCAAGAGACCATTGGGGGTATTATAATGGTGCAGTTAACAATACAACACTTGAGCCAGTACAATATATAGACCTTACAGGCTATTTATCTCATAGCTCTAAGCCTTTTGTCAAATATGGGAGTGCAGATAGGGATAGCAATTTCGAATTTGGGAAAGCAGGCATACTTACTAAAATAACATATCCCACAGGAGGTTATACAGAACTTGAATATGAAGCCAATACATGTTCAAATCCTGAAATAGAGAGTGATAAGGTTTCTCAAAACCGTGCATTTACTTTAGATGCTCCGAATGAAATCACCACCTCCATCACAATAGATTTAATTGAAAGACCATTTACAGAATTGGTGGTTACAGCACTTTCATATTTTCCAACAGAACAATGTAACGTTTTTATTGATTTCGAGAATGTTAGTACAGGACAAACAAAAAGAATCGATTTTTCTGCCATTAACAACATTCTTCTACATCCTGGGACGTACGATGTCACCATTAGTCCAACCGATATAAATGACCCCAATGGTGGTAGCTGTTTTGACGATGTGGTTCAGCTTTTTTTCACTTGGGAGAATCAGGTTGAAACCCTTGAAAAGGAAGTTGGTGGTGGTCGTGTTGCATCCTTGGTAAATTGTTCTGATAGTATAGATTGTGTGACACGCTCGTATAGTTATTTAAGAACGGATGGTTCTTCCAGTGGCTATTTGGTATCTATTCCCACTTATGGATTTGCTTTTTTATCGGATCACTTTGGCAGTTCATATCCAGCAACTTGGGTCAGAACATACAGTTCTAACGAGCCAACGCTCACCACTTTGGGGGGTAATGTTGGCTATTCAGAAGTAACTGAAAGTATTAATCAAGCTGAAAATGGTAAAATTGTTACTTCTTATGCTTCACCAGAATTTCTTAAGGATGTAAAATTTGGGGCATTCCATCTTACCAATACAGGAGAGAGGATTGATGTTTGGCCTGGGTCACCACATACCACAAGGGATTATCTAAGAGGAAAAATTTTCAATAGAAATATATTTAAGTATGACTCTTCATTATTAAAAAAAGATTCATCATTTTTTATGGGAACTTATCAAGAATCTTCAGGGTATGTTCGAGATCCTATTTTCATAATGTACCAAAACGATGGTCAACAGTCTAATTCAATCCCTGGAGTTCGTGTATATGGGAATTGTCAAGAGGGTGCTTGTCCTCTTTCTATAAATTTATACTCTATTTATTCAGGCAGGGGATATGTATACCAACAGATGCAGAAAAAAATTGAAGATGGGATAGAAAGTGAAATTACAACTACATATAACTGGAATCCCGATCACCAGGTCATTGATTCAGAAGAGGTTGAATACCCTGATGGGACGACTAGAAAAAAAGAGTTTTTCTATAATTTTAGTGATACTAATGAAGCTCAAGGCATTCTAAGTGCTTCCGATTATGATACTCTGCAGGAAATGTATCAACAAAGGAATATTATTGTCCCATACTACAAAAAAGTTAGTAATATTTCAGAAAATGAGATTTTAAATAGACAACTTTTCCGATACAATTCAAACTACAGACTGGATGAGGTTCTTACTTCAAAAGGTACTTCTCCTTTCGAAGTTTCTTTAAAATACCTGTCGTATGATCCGAATGGCTTGCCTACTTCTTATGTAGCAAAGGATGGGCGGGTGCATTCTTTTGGCTGGTCAAATTATCAAGTAACCTTATCGGGTGTAGCTGAAAGTGCCTTTCCTATTGACTTTTCAATGTCGATGTTAAATGATCCTAATAGTATGGAAGGAGTGTATGATGTTAAATTATATGAATATGATACACTCGGTAGAATTAAAAAAATCATAGATGCAAATGGACGAGATACTTCCTATGATTATGATGAATTTGGTAATCTTATCATGGTTAAAGATGCAGATGAGAATATATTAAAGAAAGTGACCTACAAATACAAGTCAGAAGAGGGGGACTCAAACTGA
- a CDS encoding metallophosphoesterase gives MSKLILIPLVAVIFILIDLYVFQALKIGVQNFSQLGKNIAYGIYWGFTAITLLGFFLYHFGNPDFFSRVARQFMLVLVFMNYLSKTIALLVLLIGDVIRFGQWSFYKITDLLNNSKSGIEGEKISRSEFFAKSALVAGTLPLAAMSFGIISGAHDYRIRRKSIVIPNLPKAWHGVKIAQLSDIHSGSFWNRIAVEGGIDMLMAEKPDMVFFTGDLVNNEAKEVEKYIPIFSKLKADLGVYSTLGNHDYGDYKNWSSEKAKAQNLQDLKEAHKLMGWDLLTNENRILTVDKEPLAVLGVENWGAGRFAKYGDISKAYAGTEGLPTKILLSHDPSHWDAQIRKDYPDIDLMLAGHTHGFQFGIEIPGFKWSPSQYVYKQWAGLYQEGNQSLYVNRGYGYLGYPGRIGIPPEITILELRQG, from the coding sequence ATGTCCAAACTAATCCTCATACCGCTAGTTGCTGTCATTTTCATTTTGATTGACCTATATGTCTTTCAAGCACTGAAAATAGGAGTGCAAAATTTCTCTCAATTAGGGAAAAACATTGCTTATGGTATTTATTGGGGGTTTACTGCAATCACGCTATTGGGCTTTTTCCTATACCATTTTGGAAATCCTGATTTCTTTTCGCGTGTGGCTCGGCAGTTTATGTTGGTGCTGGTATTTATGAATTACCTTTCAAAAACTATTGCCTTATTGGTGCTATTGATTGGCGATGTAATTCGATTCGGACAATGGAGTTTTTATAAGATCACTGATCTTTTAAATAATTCAAAAAGTGGTATTGAGGGAGAAAAAATAAGTAGATCTGAGTTTTTTGCTAAGTCTGCATTGGTCGCAGGTACTCTGCCTTTGGCAGCTATGAGTTTTGGAATAATCTCAGGAGCACATGATTACCGCATCCGAAGAAAATCAATTGTGATACCCAATTTACCGAAAGCTTGGCACGGAGTGAAAATAGCTCAGCTCTCTGATATTCATAGTGGTAGTTTTTGGAATAGAATAGCAGTTGAAGGCGGAATAGATATGCTGATGGCCGAAAAACCTGATATGGTTTTTTTTACAGGTGATTTGGTGAATAATGAAGCCAAGGAAGTAGAGAAATATATCCCTATCTTTTCAAAGTTGAAAGCTGATTTAGGAGTTTATTCTACCCTGGGGAATCATGATTATGGTGATTATAAAAACTGGAGTAGTGAAAAAGCAAAAGCTCAAAACCTGCAGGATTTAAAAGAAGCTCATAAACTCATGGGGTGGGATTTACTAACCAATGAAAACCGAATCCTGACAGTGGATAAAGAGCCTTTGGCAGTTTTAGGAGTAGAAAACTGGGGAGCAGGAAGATTTGCCAAATATGGAGATATTAGCAAAGCTTATGCTGGTACCGAAGGTTTACCAACCAAAATATTACTTTCCCATGACCCTAGCCATTGGGATGCCCAAATCAGAAAAGACTATCCAGATATTGATTTGATGCTTGCCGGGCACACTCACGGTTTTCAGTTTGGAATAGAAATCCCAGGCTTCAAATGGAGTCCATCTCAATATGTTTACAAGCAATGGGCAGGACTTTACCAAGAAGGAAATCAAAGTCTGTATGTGAATAGGGGATATGGCTATCTTGGTTATCCTGGAAGGATTGGAATCCCACCTGAGATTACAATTTTGGAGTTGAGGCAGGGGTGA